The Pseudochaenichthys georgianus unplaced genomic scaffold, fPseGeo1.2 scaffold_1137_arrow_ctg1, whole genome shotgun sequence genomic interval tgttttaccctccttttcgtttattgatgttcactgctagtGCTACCTCAGAAAGTTCATTTTATACTGAGAACCTGCCTTGaagccatatcaaaatgttgaattgttcattcagagattcatttcagaaataaaaccagcttgaaatgctattttggtcttgtactgttaagtaacttgaaaaataaccataataaccgacatgaaaaaatatcgtgatatatatcgtgatactgcatgaaaaatatcgtgataatatatttttcaatatcaccCACCCCTACTCCTGTGGGGATAGGACCATAATctgaatactttatttatccaagcatgtaaaataaaaatatataacaaaTTGAATACAagtattattataaatataagagttaaaagtaaaaaatatgcaataaaataaaatatttattaaaataaggcaaggcaagtttatttatatagcacctttcaacacaaggcaattcaaagtgctttacaaaaaacgaaagacattaagaaaatggcattaaaaagaaaagataataaaataaacattaaaataaaaataataaaatacacaagacATAAGAATTTAAAATAAAGATGGGCAATACAAATCTGAAATTAAATATAATAGGgaaaaatatatgtatatacaaatGTGAagttaaagcaaaaatgcacaatAAACAGATAATAGAAACATATTAAATATAAGAAAAAGACAAATGTGCAAAGAAAATCTAATAATATATAAACATAGAAGtaaaaatgtgcacattgtacTACAATATATAACAATGAATATGTAAAAAATACATGTATTCGTATTAATAAAGATACGTGTAGCGCAGTATTAACACTATTTAATAATGCGTGGTGAGGGTGAGGGTGATTACAGTCGAGCAACCTGACTCATTACAAAACAATAACCCAAATTATTTTCCCATGGTGCATCAGTGTTTTCAACGTGTTGTGCAGCATTCCCTCCTACCTGCACGATGCTGAGCACGCGGTCGTGGACGACTAAAGGAGGGTTGTTCCTCGGGATGATCGCTCGCACCAACACGCCCTCCACAAAATCCCTCGTCGTCACCAGGATGTGGAACCTGTAGCCGCAGTTCTTCACACACGTCTCCAGGACCTGCCGCGCACAACAAGTTATATTTTACAACTCAAACGATACGATGATACGttaatggtcagatcaagtctgacatgtgacttgcatcacagcagctccatgtgtaacaCCAACAGAGACAGATATCAAGACACAACACATggaacacaaacaaacattgaTCAGTGAGAGACTCAGCTCTGAGTTcactgatgcccctttcacaccagcgccttttcagctccggctcggagctagagcctgaaaagcgccgggttttccagttcacaccggagctgcgcggctcttagctccggaatccgcttcatttccagctccaaaaaatggtcggtccagaggcaagagctttggagctaagaggtgatgtcgcttacgtctctctcacgtcgaggcgtgcaggaaactaaacccacctcccatgggtcgactgtcatgcctgcctgcaagcagtagtgcctataaacacactttataaagtcaggcaacactaaccaggcttcgtgtggttctgtttatttgtgccttactttgaccatccgttcgctgttatcgatcattgtggagagaggcagacgtgttgttttgtattattgcagctatcggatgcaagtagtcagtttagcttcggttgctatgccaacatcacccgttttataccagagaaactttcataacagcgttgtgataccaaacagtgtcaattcagactgacacacattcacttaggctaagggaactggggatatgcatcagctgcttgtgtgagtcggacagtgaatactttagagcggccgctgcagtgtgagctaaccgggagctaacgggagaataaactcctgtggaagagcagcactgcagcggtcggtaaatgctacagaaacacattaataaacaatgaaccacggcactctggagcaaagtataaggttggagaagtcgttattcaatttattctggcttcgtgtgataaaagcaacacgatcatcgacccgacgcagttgttgttgttgttgtgagcgccgtaatggctgccgttggggagcaaatcagcgatgtaaacggtgacgccatgacgcagcaagggcagctctggggcgccagtgggcggtgtgcacagagcgggagctgaaaagggaaaccggagctgaaccagaaaagctcccgctcggagctagaaactgaaaagcgctggtgtgaaagctgcATATGAGGACTGACTGCAGCACAAAGAATGCTTCAGGCTGACTTTATTGAATTGCGGGACCTTACAGTAACTCAAGTAccatacttaaaggtggggtaggtacgtttcagaaaccggctcaagatacactttgttatattccatggaatgctctcaacatcccgatagcaatgaatatctgaagtgctttgacaaaaaaatccataaaaaatgtcgtctgtagaagccgtgatactgtaaaaagtacatcctacctgcctgtcagccttccatcggggcacacactgatctcgtgccctcattggtcatgtgcgcgttcgtggtgttgggggaggggctctgtgaggaaggggcagattttctccagttgtgtattttcaaattctagcgatctcaagccggtttctcaaacttacctacccaccTTTAAGGACTATATTgacatacttgtactttacttgtgtTTTTCCATTTTACGCTGCTTTACACTTTTAAACCACTACATTTCAGGGGCAAATATCCTaccttttcctccactacatacATTAATATCTACTTTTTACTTATAAAAAAATATGCCGATGATATAATAACAAAAGGCTCTTTCATGTATTCGTTAGAAAGAAAAGCAGCTGGCGTAATTTTCTTTAATAAAACCATAGTGTGAATATAGCCATTATACAGGCTGTATAACCTGTGCAAGTATTAAATACTAAAAACACATGCTGTAATTATATGTATATTTCAATAGCCTGGTTTTTATTTGTCTtgtgttatttacataatatgtttttctattttatttcatCTAATTATATCTTTGTATTTTCAGAACTTTGGGAAACTGTAAAAAAacgtattctgattctgattatgcATACAGAgtactttttaaatgtcaaCCTTACATACATTTAGCTGTTTCATCTTTTGTACTTCTACCCGTTTGACACTATGAATGACTTGGAATAGAGTATTTTATGTATTTCGCACTCACCGTGAGCGTCAGCATGACCTCCTTGAAGTTCTTGTTTCCCATAATCCTTTTCTTTAAGGCTCTGACGGCGTCTTTAGGTCTGTCAATCAGAAACATGTTCAACAGTCAGaggcatgaaacacacacacacacacacacacacgacacgaCACGACAGAGACACATgcagacgacacacacacagatacaggcgacacacacagatacaggcgacacacacacacacacacacacacacacacacacacacacacacacacacacacacacacacacacacacacacacacacacacacacaccacacacacacaaccacacacacacacacacacacacacacacacacacacacaccacacaccacacacacacacacacacacacacacacacacacacacacacacacacacacacaccacacacacacacacacacacaccacaacaggcacacacacacacacacacacacacacacacagatgacacacacacacacacaacacacacacacagatgacacacacaacagacacgcacacactgagatgacacacacactgagattacacacacacatacagatgacacacagacacacacagacacacacacacgcacacacacacccttcctCTGCGCTGTTGATGGCATCGCAGATCTCCATGTTGAGGGTCCAGTCGTCTGACGGCAGGCTGGCGTTGGTCGCACTCTTGTGAAAAATAGAGGAAAATACAAtgtttaaaatattaatatactACTGTACTAAAATGAATAGTGTAGTAATTACAGTTGAATCATAAATAAATCAAACCACTTTATTATTTACCTTTATGCTCAATGTGGCACAATATTGGTTCTAATTGGTCGTACGTTTACATATTTAGATCCCATGAAAAAAGTCCActtttttataaataataaaagtaaGGAATTAGAAAAATGACACATATATTGTGTTTGATAAGTGTATGACTACTGTTTTTGTccttatatatagatatatatatatctatatatataatgaAATATGTGCAAAATACAGTGTACTAGCTATAGTTTGAGTAGAAAAACTCACATTTCATCCAAAACAGTTTGACCTATTTTGTAGgtttaatatatttatgataCGAAACCGCTTGGTAGATATTTATCACAACACCAGTAATCATTTCTCCTCAGCATTACACTTGTAATTgctacagtaggcctacagtgcgTTTTCTGATGATGTAGATATTGTGCTAGGCTATATTTATAGTGTATATTTATGTAAAGATGTACAGATTATGAGTAATAACAGGATCTCTACCATGATTAAATCTGCTCATCTATTCATTCAAACGACTAACTCTCAATTTCCATAATCtcttatctcacacacacatgcagtcaTTAAGCTACAGTTGGACGTGCATCTAATTTAGGTCAGGAGGATGTGGCCCCGCTTTAAACAGACAGAATAACAACCAATCAAATCGCGCGTCACCTcacttaagccccgcccccttacacATCATTGGTTAGCGGTCGCGACAATCAAACAGAAACCCGTTGCTACACTACTTGGGTAATAAATGCACCTTAAATTCATAAAAACACGTTTTATCAGgtgtatttaaaacatgttaatGACTAATTATAAGAGGAGAAGAGCCTGCGTGTCCTCAGCGGGATGCATCCGGTGAAGGTGACAAAGCCTGCAGGATTTGGGTGTTTTTTAAGCCTAACATGTGAATGAATTATGAcggtatttaaaataactcacCTATCCGCTGACCCACCGGCGTGCTGAAGGGATTCCCCAGTAGAAACTCCATGTTGAGGCCGAAGAGAAGCAGCCTGTCCCCGGTGTGAGTGCACCCGACCTGCCTCTCTCTCTGCCGCTGCGCAACACCCAGCTCTGCGTCATCTTTAAAGAGACAGCGGCAGGCTGGAGCTGGGAGGGGAAGCAACTCAATTCAAAGGATTATTTGTCTTATGCACATAAACTACAGCAGAGGTGTACACGCTTTTTTTCACCGAGgaccacatacagaaaaatatacgaagggctgtGCCGCTCACTAAAGACCTCATAaattcaagtacaacatctgagtacttctacttgactaaagtacaaggtctgagtacttctactttgactaagtacaaggtctgagtacttctactttcactaaagtacaagatctgagtagcctacttctacttttactcaagtacaacatctgagtacttccacttttactcaagcacaacatctgagtacttctacttttactcaagtacaacatctgagtacttctacttttactcaagtacaacatctgagtacttctactttgactaaagtacaaggtctgagtacttctactttgactaaagtacaaggtctgagtacttctacttttactcaagtacaacatctgagtacttctacttttactcaagtacaacatatgagtacttctacttttactcaagtacaacatctgagtacttctacttttactcaagtacaacatctgagtagctacttctacttttactcaagtacaacatctgagtacttctacttttactcaagtacaacatctgactacttctactttacttctAGTACTTTACATTCAGTACATCTGAGTACATCTCTCTtctcttttactcaagtacaacatttgagtacttctacttttactcaagtacaacatctgactacttctactttactcaagtacaacatctgagtacttctacttttactcaagtacaaggtctgagtacttctacgttcactaagtacaagatctgagtagcctacttctacttttactcaagtacaaatctgagtacttccacttttactcaagtacaacatctgactacttctactttactcaagtacaacattgagtacttctactttactcaagtacaacatctgagtacttctacttttactcaagtacaacatctgactacttctacttttactcaagtacaacatttgagtacttctacttttactcaagtacaacatctgactacttctatttctactcaagtacaacatctgagtacttctacttttactcaagtacaaggtctgagtacttctacgttcactaaagtacaagatctgagtagcctacttctacttttactcaagtacaacatctgagtacttccacttttactcaagcacaacatctgagtacttctacttttactcaagtacaacatctgagtacttctacttttactcaagtacaacatctgagtacttctactttgactaaagtacaaggtctgagtacttctactttgactaaagtacaaggtctgagtacttctactttcactaaagtacaagatctgagtagcctacttctactaaagtccAAAAGAtacaatctgagtacttctactttactcaagtacaacatctgagtacttctacttttactcaagtacaacatatgagtacttctacttttactcaagtacaacatctgagtacttctacttttactcaagtacaacatctgactacttctacttttactcaagtacaacatctgagtacttctacttttactcaagtacaacatctgactacttctacttctactcaagtacaacatctgagtacttctacttttactcaagtacaaggtctgagtacttctacgttcactaaagtacaagatctgagtagcctacttctactttactcaagtacaacatctgagtacttccacttttactcaagcacaacatctgagtacttctacttttactcaagtaaaacatctgagtatttctacttttactaaagtacacgatctgagtacttctactttgacttaaagtacaaggtctgagtacttctacttctactaaagtacaaggtctgagtacttctactttcactaacgtacaatatctgagtagcctacttctacttttactcaagtacaacatctgagtacttccacttttactcaagcacaacatctgagtacttctacttttactcaagtacaacatctgagtacttctacttttactcaagtacaacatctgagtacttctacttttactcaagtacaacatctgagtacttctactttactaaagtacacagtatgagtacttctacttttactcaagtacaacatctgagtacttctacttttactcaagtacaacatctgagtagcctacttctacttttactcaagtacaacatctgagtacttctacttttactcaagtacaacatttgagtacttctacttttactcaagtacaacatctgactacttctacttctactcaagtataacatctgagtacttctacttttactcaagtacaaggtctgagtacttctacgttcactaaagtacaacatctgagtagcctacttctacttttactcaactacaagatctgagtacttctacttttactcaagtacaacatctgagtacttctacttttactcaagtacaacatctgagtacttctacttttactcaagtacaacatctgagtacttctacttttactcaagtacaacatatgactacttctacttttactcaagtacaacatctgagtacttctacttttactcaagtacaacatctgactacttctacttttactcaagtacaacatctgagtacttccacctcTGGCTACATCATAGTTTGGCAATAAAGTCCCAGGCTCTTGcaacatacattatatttaagaCAAGAAATTGAACAAAAATGATGTTatataaattattattttatatatatataatgaagTTAACCTTTTTAATGTCCAATTATGTTCATGTAAAATTGAATACGGTATTGCTTTTGGGTTGCTGTTAACTTCTAGTACATTTCTAGTTGCAGAGCTTTCAACTAATCACATGGTTTGACTTATTCTTAATAGCTGTTTCCAAAATCTCAACTTTAACAACTTTTTAAAACATCCATAAAGTGCTCAGAACAATGGAAGCGTGGACAGACTTTGTGTCGTGAGGCTCTCGGCCACTTGGGGGCACTGTTTCACATTTACAAAGATTCAAAGACTTTATCTGATCAGCACAATAGCGACAGCGTAGTTGTTGGCAATGAAAGCTTTTAAGTTTCAAGCTACTCCAACAACGCAACATACAATATAtctaagataaaaaaaaaaaaaagggaatggGATAAATAGTGCAAAAGAGATAATAAGGGAAGTTCAGGACCTTCAAGTCTCTGGGATGGTGAATTAATTAATACCAAAAGGGTTAGCACAAAATCAATAGTGTCCTCTGTAACCTGCCAGTACCCTGTTGCTATGGATTAtgtaggtttaaaaaaaaaatgtataaacattaatagtttgAATTGGCATTTCAAGAATTGTAAGCCACTTGGTGAttgttttcaatgattttatctaACTTTTAATTTTGTTACATTAAAACATTCATTTTAAGGGTGATTTGGAAACACCTGCCCTGAGTCTCCAGATGTAAAATAGCCTcttgacacttcaccccaaattgctcctgtggggaacAGTATTGAGCGTATGAAAGTCGCTTTgggtaaaagcgtctaacaagtgtcatgtaatgtaatgtccatTCTCATGTTCGGTCACACGACAGACTATAAAGGGTTTTTGGTTTCAAAAATAGCGTCTGACTTAAAAAGCATCAAACTGTTAAGGTATGGCAAACATTGCAAGACATTTAGCAGACAGTATTTGACATTACAGGCAGAAAAATAGGCTAATGTTTAAAATAAGGATCAAATCTTTATGGTAAATGGTCTGGTCTgtcttcgcgtcgaaaggagccagttgaggtggcaactggcacctagttaggatgccacctgggcgcctccctagggaggtgttccaggcacgtccagctgggaagagaccgaggggtagacctaggaccaggtggagggattatatctcttcgctggcctgggagcgccttgggaccccccagtcagagctggttgatgagggaaaggaacgtttggggctctctgctggagctgctgcccccgagacccgaccacggataagcgggagaagatggatggatggatggtctgTACTTATATCTTTATCAggtctttacgacccctcaaagctCTTTACATACTACCAGTCATTCAACAACTCACACCTCATTCATGTAGAGCAGTACAACTTGCTCGGAAGctcaacaccacacacacaacacacacacaacacacacacacacacacacacacacacacacacacacacacacacacacaccacacacacacacacacacacacacacacacacaacacacacacacacacacacacacacacacacaccacacacacacacacaccacacagttggccatcgggagcacctcagggttcagtatcttgcccaaggacacatcgacatgttgactgcacgggctgggatcgaaccagCAACCTTCTGACTGAAAGACACTCCCTCTCAGCCACAGTGTGAAACGCATCAGAGGTTAAACCAAGGGTGGCATCTTTCTGCATTCCTTCCCAGCACTTTTCACCTTCTCATGGTATTTTTACTTTCCCTCCTCCCCCCTTTATGTCAACCTTTTGTAACTCTGCTTTTGACATGAACTCCCACAAAGACCTTTATTTACTGTCCCTGGAGAACACATACTGAGGGCTTCTTAGCATGTACCGCGGCATACGTACAGCTCCAGGGTTATGAAACGCTTTCAGGAGAGGCCGTAAAAAGAACAAAGTCTTTAATTGGCGAAGCTCGATATCGCCTTTCCAGGGACTGTTAACCGTCTGAGATAAAAAGAACAAGCAGCGTCTTCACAAGCGTCCAATTAGAGAGGGTTGGCAGAAACGTGTCTGCAGCCATTCACAGCGTGTCGCTCCCTGATTAGTCTCCTCAAACTGCAAATTAAATACAGAGCGCTTCAGTCTCTTTATCTGCAGCCAGCTGTGGCCTTTATCCTCGGCCACGAGGAGGAAACGCCACACATTACtgcaggagaagaagaagagagctggaggaagtactcagatttaaAGAGACActattctgctttttggggCCCCTGTAGTGGGAGAGGTTTttagtagggctgtcaaacgattacaatttttaatcagattaatcacagtttaaaaattaattaatcagattaatcaccattcgaactatgtccaaaatatgccatttatttatgtatattgttgggaatggaaagataaatgaaagaaggcggatatatccatttaacatacggtATCTATGTAtctctgcgtgtcaaaatgaaagacagctctcacacctatcaatcatcaaaccgtggggtcttaattcattacgtgttgatttctatcaacgggggagtacttcaggaaagtcgacagagggggggggggggctagtggagtacttcgtgaccacagagtgtgaacgttgtgatcagctgttttagcgcagttctccagtgaaggggggagtcttcctccgcagccggttggcgtagttttggcacagttccgttgtacagaccgacgttaacagcagcctgtctgtgcacacggagaccgactctgtcgtccggtgatcgaaccgccttctggaaaagcttcacaagtacgtcggtacgcaaatgcgctttgtgacacaagtgacgtgcgcatttcagattacgcacataacctgcgtaccagttatgtgcacccctgtactacagcaagagtattctccgtcgggacttcctgcaacaacaccacgccgttatcaaagatgttctattgagaagacgatcactacgtgacaaaagttttcaaaaccgtggctactgaaatcaatctgactaactgctgtctgtgcaatttactccgcgagttggcggactttattttgcttactttaacatcatgtctcacggtggggctaagccatttcttggtatgggtgtagcctaccccagccataccctggcgctgccgctggtggcacgtatggggcgggccagagccatttaatagaagagttacgacatctccgttcactccaatggaccacttttttacagcaatggcggatcgtggagcctcccaatcgttccccggaagttagcgccaaggctggcagagctgtggagttgcagcataatagaccgttcttgacggacttttaaaggtaagaagaagtttaaagatttatattgcggatattatcagtacatctgattctaatgaacatgtgtattaaaggatgtcagtggattatccctaaattagtagaattagggaacgtttacagataacagattaagctagcataccgaagcaagttaccaacacacgttgaacagcctttcaattgtaaattccgttctcttaatgtcatttcgtccaacatgttgaattagagaagaggggcttctaaacgggattgtatgcgggggtggagggagttaaatattagataaatataactttggtgcgtgtaagagtgagtgtttttagcagagccatattgtgtccttgtgattctgttgattattacctgtctgtataatgttgcagctgattccggattgatggcaaagggagagggacttaagtgagagtgaaaacacaaggtacgtttaatactactgtgttatataagtaagcaaactaaacatgtattctatcactgtattatataagtaatcttgttagtaacctactgtatggcaggtggaggggcagtgatgttacaggtggaggagcaaaactgcaagactgcaaactcacaagacagagaaatcaaggtgtgttctccagagaagaggttgatttcacttcaatttttttatttcatatttaaaaaaaaaacttgagaactgtaaccaagacaactgtaacatgagtagagagccaccaaggtttttcaagtccctctcttactccattttgccaacccaaacttccaggtacatgacgggacaccttgcttgtttttgttgtttgcgctcctctggctgggtgctggcaggggggggcagtgatgttacgggtggaggggcagtgatgttagctgggtgctggcaggtggaagaGCAATGTTTAGTCCAAATATTTCCATTGCAACGGCTAATGGAAATGATTGCAGCTGTGGATCTGTTTGGGGGTTGCTGGATGTGGTAGCTTGGCTGCTGTTGTTCATTTTCACCTTTTTGGATTGGCTCTTGCTTCCAAATGGCCATCTTttaatttgatttttttttctgtcatttCTGATTTGTTTGGCCTCAATTCTCAGCCTCAGCCGTATGAATCTTCTAATGATTTGTGTCTcctcatcccttcttccctcaatctttgagactaatgtaagtagaagacatggcactgtacattttcgaacattttaaatattataccacttaaaaataacaaatattacttttgttactaagagttcatacttattatacctgtgtcacctttcacactatagctgtgatcatgagcgatgggctttgtagatacaggtcccggggtgaatcgtggtgcagggacccttctctttttgaccacagggcgatgcacggagatggtgggtatagcctctgctctcagcctagtcttgcccttttttgtcttgacaaactggtctgcatcaaaatgtgcctgcggacgcggagtgacttgaggttacttcacacacagaacaactcagttttgtctgctcacatacatattccatagtggttgaatacacagtattaggaaacactttatacttactggacatgttatactcattatatactgtatataaaacatgaccaagaatgtgagacaactttatagaaattcatatcacatctgttactgatgccatttgtcatactttgttaaactcacaaataataaagttccataacttcagttgggaacagagaccacaccttgtctcccc includes:
- the LOC117440700 gene encoding target of Myb1 membrane trafficking protein-like, whose amino-acid sequence is MPRYMLRSPQYVFSRDTPACRCLFKDDAELGVAQRQRERQVGCTHTGDRLLLFGLNMEFLLGNPFSTPSATNASLPSDDWTLNMEICDAINSAEEGPKDAVRALKKRIMGNKNFKEVMLTLTVLETCVKNCGYRFHILVTTRDFVEGVLVRAIIPRNNPPLVVHDRVLSIVQAWADAFRSSPDLTGVVSVYEDLRRKGLEFPMTELDGYSPEQAPNK